A stretch of Vigna angularis cultivar LongXiaoDou No.4 chromosome 4, ASM1680809v1, whole genome shotgun sequence DNA encodes these proteins:
- the LOC108331154 gene encoding uncharacterized serine-rich protein C215.13 translates to MGCCVSKCRPDTKPSPEQHQNQFNFNLLQDKLPPPPSTLYSSTKISPSPPSPTSSTSSISSFTCTTSNTISSASSLSTASSSLSSKDRSFSNEFLWSCYKDNPHITRINSLREASLSLMPPTKPRPHHRKLTNVNPSPPPKPNSVTRRQSPPPQSFSMPQKRVRSNSPTNLARQKSFRKDTERSITINYASDMHSRTLRSPSPSRRYIGDKCGSANSATDNVVSRRMVNSSKVSFPGVHSHHSGLPSTRKESVKAESPGRVVNCGGLRQNERCTFGAGSKVDETLAKDVVSDHDMDLTLMEDINNPLISLDCFIFL, encoded by the coding sequence ATGGGTTGCTGCGTTAGCAAATGCAGACCCGACACCAAACCCTCCCCAGAACAACATCAAAACCAGTTCAACTTCAACCTCCTTCAAGACAAACTTCCTCCACCACCTTCCACCCTTTACTCCTCCACCAAAATCTCACCCTCCCCTCCTTCTCCAacctcttccacttcctccatttcctccttCACATGCACCACTTCCAACACCATCTCCTCAGCCTCCTCCCTCTCCACCGCTTCCTCCTCCTTGAGCTCCAAGGACAGGTCCTTCTCCAACGAATTCCTATGGTCCTGCTACAAGGACAACCCTCACATCACTCGCATCAACTCACTCAGGGAAGCCTCTCTCTCCTTGATGCCACCAACTAAACCCAGACCTCATCATAGAAAGCTCACAAATGTAAACCCATCACCACCTCCCAAACCCAACTCGGTTACACGCAGGCAGTCTCCACCGCCACAATCGTTTTCTATGCCCCAGAAGAGGGTTCGCTCAAACTCGCCAACGAATCTGGCCAGGCAGAAGAGTTTCCGGAAGGACACGGAGAGGTCGATTACTATTAACTATGCTTCCGACATGCACAGTAGGACTCTAAGGTCACCCTCTCCGAGCAGAAGATATATCGGAGACAAATGTGGGAGTGCTAATTCGGCAACGGACAACGTTGTTTCGAGGAGAATGGTGAACAGTTCGAAAGTTAGTTTTCCTGGTGTTCATTCTCATCATTCTGGTTTGCCTTCAACGAGGAAAGAGAGTGTTAAAGCAGAGAGTCCAGGAAGAGTAGTTAATTGTGGTGGTTTAAGGCAGAATGAGAGATGTACTTTCGGGGCTGGCTCTAAAGTTGAtgaaactctggctaaggatGTGGTTTCTGACCATGACATGGACTTAACTCTGATGGAGGATATTAACAACCCTCTTATCTCCTTGGACTGTTTCATCTTTTTGTAG